The genomic DNA CAGGCATAACCAGCTACCCAGCAGCTTTATCAACAGCCCTGCCTACCTCTTGGCAAACCCAAGCTCTTTCAAACATGACCTGAGAATAAAATCTGTCTATTTTAAAGAATTCAACATAGAGTAAACCTTGACAtagaatcaaatgttatttgtcacatgcagattgtccaggtagctatttggttattAACTATTTAGTAGCATTAtgacttggggtagaagctgttcagggtcctgttggtgcattggtaccgctggctgtgcagtagcagagacaaTAGTCTCTGTCTTCGGAGTCTTTGACCGTTTTTAaagccttcctttgacaccgcctggtaaagaggtcctggatggcagggagctcggtcccagtgattttatttggccccaAGTTCTGATTTAATTTATTTTCATAAAAAGGGTTTTCGTTGTTGGACATAAGACTGTACAATTACCAGGAAATCAGATCAAAGTGATTTTAACttaagaaatctgttcccaagtttTCCCACGCATAAATAGAGCAATAATGTGATTGTATCCCAATGTAATCAATGTTTTTgacaaatattatatctgtttgggcttcttcaGTCAATTTGCAGGTTACTAATTATTTGTAATTGTTTCAGCCCCCAAACATCCACTCAATAAAAATCAGTCTGTGGCTTaatgtaattggggacccctgatctacagcatgtctctatctcccttccatacccaaaatatgtttttttaagaACTGGGGGATTTCTGGGCATAATTCAATCTTAACTGAAGCACAATTGAAATAGTTTAAATGCACATTTTGATCATTTTAAGCAGACTATTACAACCAAATTAAACTGGGAATGGATAACTTAGCCCTTTTCATTCAACATTTTCAGTCAATAAAACAcaaggtactacagtatatattatTTAATTCCTTCAACATAAAAAAGCAGGAAAACACTGACATTCAACAGAATTCCACAAGCAGTCATAGATCCACTTCAATTCCATAAATCTTCAGTATACATAGAAATGTGCAACAATAAAACATTACCAATAGTTCAATTGCCCTTCCTAACCCCAACTTCACCAATCAACCTTTATTGAAACAAAGGTCAATTACAATGACAAGGGAAAACATTTGAGAAGACCATGGTGATTATTTCAGTTATCATAAAAGCATCCCTTTAAAGTTTAAGTTCTTCAACTAATCAGtgttttgtttttgtgaaaaCGAACTGATGTCATGGCGATGCTGAATCCAAGGTTATTTTAGCACTGTTGTGAGAACACTGTGTTCTCTTCAGTACACTTCAGCCTTGTGCTGGCTTTATCTGTAGAGGGCCATGGATGCGCTCTGGTACAAACACATGTAGGAGTCACACAGTAGCCTGCGGACAGGCTCTCCAGCCTGGGAGGGGTCAGCCCACACTAGCTCCTCCTCTGACTGAGACAGGAAGTCACCCACCTCAGGACAAGCCCTGATCTCTGGAATGTTGTAGCCACTGTGGTCATCACCTGTAGAGGGGGCAGATGACTATTTATCAGAGTGGAAGATAGATAAGACTAGACATATGTCATGGTGCAGTGTTTTCGCAACATCAAGTCAGGAGGTTCAGAGACAAACGCATGTTATTGGATAACTAGTGAACAGGAAAGACAAATAACATCACAAAGCATGGAACAGTCTGCAATTGTACATTCATGATTATTTGTTCAGCACCTCGGGAGAAATGAAAATAGTAGTATGTTCTTCCTTTTAGATTGTTTTACCAACCCGATGCCATTAACACACATCCACTGAATAGATTTTTAAAATAAACAGTGCTTCAACAGACTTGTGATGGTAATAGACtaaattcttatttataaaatAATTGTGTTCTTTGAGGTCAATCTCACCACATCTGTCCGCCATGCTGTCGAAGAAGAGCCAGGAGCGAGGGCCAGGCCCATACTTCACAAAAGACACATAGTGGCTGGTGTGGATGCAGAGCACAGCGAACAACTGCATCATGTGCCTGGGTAAAGGGGCATCTGCCGGAACCTCCGCTGGCACTGCCAGGGCTCTAGGGCAGTGGCCCTTCCGAGACGGATGAGTGTGCACCTGTCACAAAGGGagaagtggagatggaggaggggaagagggaaagtaGAAAGGGAGATTCAGTAAGATAAAGAAAAATCAATACACTTGCAAGTAGAAAATATGTAAATCAAACAGTAATGCTGCTTAACGGTGTCTACCTGTGTCTTGCAAGTAGTGCAGTACTGTTTGACTCTTCCTGGCTGGAGCTTGCGGTCCTGTAGGCACTGAGGGCACTCATACTCTGCCAAACGCCCACAGAGGAAGCACTCTCGGGGGGCTGATGGGAGAAAGAAGGTGGGAAGCTGTCACTCAACCTGAAGACAGTTTACTATGGCAAGCTATGTTTAGGGATTTACTGTATGGCCTTTAATTCATAGTTACATGCGTGGCAGACGTGTGACCAGCGTTTTGCAAAAACACTCTGTCAGTCTTCATTACATTGACTGATGGTGTAACTCACAGTTGTACAGAAGATCTGTGATGTCAAGCTCTGTTGAAGGGATGATGTGGGGGAACATCTTGTACTTTTTCCCAAACCTTGGCATCTGGACCATGAGACAGGATGGGATCTGAGGGATATATTAGAAACATTAAACATTAGAGCAATGGGATTGCCTTCCAAAAAGAACGTGGGCGGCTTACAAGGCCTTGTAAACATAACTCCTTAGACAACCTTGCACAGTATCACCAACCTCCTCAAACTTGAGGCCACAAGACAGGAAGGAGGTATCCAGCAGCTGCTGAACCGTGGGAGTCTGTGTCACCTGCTCCTTATCCAGAATAATCTGGAATGTGTAGGCATCCTGAGATGTGTTGTTATTCGATCTGAGACCCAGAGAACAATCAAGCTAAGCTACTCAATCATGGCAGAGTGACCAAACAGAAACTCAGAGAAAAGTCCAGACAATTAGAATGGAGATgagcagagtgaggaggggaagCAAGGAGCAATAAGTAGCCTACAGCATAACCTGCAAGAAAGAGAAAGATATGGGTCAGGAGGTCAAATAGAGCAGCAGAGGAAGGTGACTGGTTCAAACCTGAGTTTAAGCAATGGCTCTATGCACAGCACCCGCTGTATAAGGATTGTGATGAACTCTTCAGGGTCTGCAGGGAGGCAGGATAACACCATTTAAGATAAATCAGAGACACTGCAGCCACTCAAAATTGATAAGTTAGACATAATTTCCCTTAGCTGGCATCACATTTCTGTTAAGAGACCCATAGAAACAACACTATGAGAAGTGTGTGAGTACCTTTCTCTTCTGTTACAAAGGTGTCACAGCCGAGTTGCTTGCGGAAGTTCATTACGCTCTCAGCAGGCACAAAACCTTGTCTGTGGATTACACCCACTGATGTCACTCTCAGTGgccacacagaaatacacacaacacacagaaatGCACATTCATATAAAGTGCCTATACTGGGCCTGAACATACACTACCAATGTGCCAAAGTAATACCAGACATGTATTGAGAGAAGGTGTTTTCTTTCTCAGTCTGGGTAGATTACAATGTCATAACGCCCTTATTTTGAAGAGCAGTTGATAATACAGGCACGCCTGAGGGTCAAGAGGATCTAGAAAAAATGTACAGAATGTTTATACCGGCGCAAACAGTTAACGATGTCTCTCCTCAGAGAGCGAGATATGCTCTGTTCTGTGTCAGCTGGTTTGTGGCAAACACTGTCCAGGGTCATGGATGAGCTGAACAGACTGTGGAAAGATGTATTACCTTTGTTAGCTTGGCAGTGGTCCTGGCACAGCATTAAGTCATTCTTACAAGAAACTGGGCTTAACAAAAAATGATGCCCAACAGTGTAAAATTGTCATACAACTATGAGTTAGGAACAATGAGCAACAGGAAGTAAGTTTACCTGAAGAGAGTGGCATCGAGGTAGCAGGAGTTGTAGTGCCCCTGGATCCCCTTCATCTTGCCCACGAGCAAAGACAAGGCTTCCGACTCAGGGATAGGAGGGACATTCTCATCAGTTTCCTCCAATGGAGTAACTGATgcaaaccaaacaaaaacatggAAGTACCATTTAGATAATAGAAATCCAACTGATGAATGCTTTATATCTGCTGTTGGTGGGTGTTTGGTTCATTGTGTGTATGGTttatggctacccggactatttgcattgtgtgctcccctcaacccctctttATAATTGTTTTacccccaatttcatggtatccaattgttagtagttactgtcttgtctcatcgctacaactcccgtatggactcgggagaggcgaaggtcgagagccatgcgtcctccgaaacacaacccaaccaagccgcaattcttcttaacacagcgcgcatccaacccggaagccagccgcaccaatgtgtcggaggaaacatggctctcggaggaatgtgtcggaggaaacaccgtgcgcgatgagacaaggctatccctactggccaaaccctccctaacccggacgacgctaggccaattgtgcgccgcccatgggcctcccagtcgcggccggctgcaacagggctcgaatgcagtgccttagaccactgcgccacctagGAAGCCCCTCCAACCactctttttacactgctgctactctccgtTTATCatatgcatattcactttaattatacattcatgtacatactaccgtAATTGGGcagaccaaccagtgctcccatacagtggctaaccgggct from Oncorhynchus keta strain PuntledgeMale-10-30-2019 chromosome 10, Oket_V2, whole genome shotgun sequence includes the following:
- the cyldb gene encoding ubiquitin carboxyl-terminal hydrolase CYLD isoform X1, with the protein product MDSKREGKDKFFIVTRGKARKGFARGCIGRVEAEMQKGELMGLLYGGGSSGGNPKSGGMVKMEDTYPLTCHQAQLLLFVSPSSKRLELLCNPQLFLAICVLSQDDLVVVKHKKGHQPGLVKNLMLIGKKENQGDLLMLGFEVEFVQDSNQTVSSKKPAPLPLFSAADIVQVVPAYSVGLGPSWKDSHSEGLNRKAGSRINSMPNMGSCGRQVRDINHVDQSVTPPESLSHHTFDVGSLVEVTSNTGITVYGVIQWIGVLSENKIDWAGIELDYEVNNCSDGTYGGQRYFTCKGGRALFLPLTKCSPDGRFLCLHSGKETFKATNILPVTPLEETDENVPPIPESEALSLLVGKMKGIQGHYNSCYLDATLFSLFSSSMTLDSVCHKPADTEQSISRSLRRDIVNCLRRQGFVPAESVMNFRKQLGCDTFVTEEKDPEEFITILIQRVLCIEPLLKLRSNNNTSQDAYTFQIILDKEQVTQTPTVQQLLDTSFLSCGLKFEEIPSCLMVQMPRFGKKYKMFPHIIPSTELDITDLLYNSPRECFLCGRLAEYECPQCLQDRKLQPGRVKQYCTTCKTQVHTHPSRKGHCPRALAVPAEVPADAPLPRHMMQLFAVLCIHTSHYVSFVKYGPGPRSWLFFDSMADRCGDDHSGYNIPEIRACPEVGDFLSQSEEELVWADPSQAGEPVRRLLCDSYMCLYQSASMALYR
- the cyldb gene encoding ubiquitin carboxyl-terminal hydrolase CYLD isoform X2; its protein translation is MDSKREGKDKFFIVTRGKARKGFARGCIGRVEAEMQKGELMGLLYGGGSSGGNPKSGGMVKMEDTYPLTCHQAQLLLFVSPSSKRLELLCNPQLFLAICVLSQDDLVVVKHKKGHQPGLVKNLMLIGKKENQGDLLMLGFEVEFVQDSNQTVSSKKPAPLPLFSAADIVQVVPAYSVGLGPSWKDSHSEGLNRKAGSRINSMPNMGSCGRQVRDINHVDQSVTPPESLSHHTFDVGSLVEDYEVNNCSDGTYGGQRYFTCKGGRALFLPLTKCSPDGRFLCLHSGKETFKATNILPVTPLEETDENVPPIPESEALSLLVGKMKGIQGHYNSCYLDATLFSLFSSSMTLDSVCHKPADTEQSISRSLRRDIVNCLRRQGFVPAESVMNFRKQLGCDTFVTEEKDPEEFITILIQRVLCIEPLLKLRSNNNTSQDAYTFQIILDKEQVTQTPTVQQLLDTSFLSCGLKFEEIPSCLMVQMPRFGKKYKMFPHIIPSTELDITDLLYNSPRECFLCGRLAEYECPQCLQDRKLQPGRVKQYCTTCKTQVHTHPSRKGHCPRALAVPAEVPADAPLPRHMMQLFAVLCIHTSHYVSFVKYGPGPRSWLFFDSMADRCGDDHSGYNIPEIRACPEVGDFLSQSEEELVWADPSQAGEPVRRLLCDSYMCLYQSASMALYR